The proteins below are encoded in one region of Triticum aestivum cultivar Chinese Spring chromosome 1B, IWGSC CS RefSeq v2.1, whole genome shotgun sequence:
- the LOC123076683 gene encoding metacaspase-9-like, producing the protein MTPTLLLSVSTPTRPGRPDPLPPHHSLSLSSQKKLSQELTISSRSSPAPLPTISSPPPPPTPAGSGEHRSRTTLPQARPSLRPHPDPVISLPPLVDRFGFDDDGAAIRILSDADPAAPWQQQPTGANIRRELARLVADARPGDSLFFHYSGHGTRLPAETGQDDDTGYDECIVPSDMNLITGDQFAPLHYTHQVINQ; encoded by the exons ATGACCCCCACACTATTACTAAGCGTGTCCACTCCCACCCGCCCCGGCCGGCCCGATCCACTCCCACcccaccactctctctctctctcatcccaAAAAAAACTCTCTCAAGAACTCACGATCTCCTCACGATCCAGCCCAGCTCCTCTCCCCACGATCTCCTCGCCACCGCCCCCACCCACGCCGGCCGGTTCTGGCGAGCACCGGTCGCGCACAACACTCCCCCAAGCGCGCCCCTCCCTCCGCCCACACCCTGATCCAGTAATATCCCTTCCTCCCCTCGTCGACCGCTTCGGCTTCGACGACGATGGCGCCGCCATCCGCATCCTCTCCGACGCCGACCCGGCCGCGCCGTGGCAGCAGCAGCCCACAGGCGCCAACATCCGCCGCGAGCTCGCGCGCCTCGTCGCCGATGCGCGGCCCGGGGACTCCCTCTTCTTCCACTACAGCGGCCACGGCACGCGCCTGCCCGCCGAGACCGGCCAGGACGATGACACCGGCTACGACGAGTGCATCGTCCCCTCCGACATGAACCTCATCACAG GTGATCAATTTGCTCCTCTTCACTACACCCACCAGGTAATTAATCAGTAG